The following nucleotide sequence is from Ailuropoda melanoleuca isolate Jingjing chromosome 12, ASM200744v2, whole genome shotgun sequence.
CAATTCCTTGGACTTGCCTCTTTCCTTCTGGCCAGTGAAGTCAGCATTTTGTTACGAGGTTACTGCGTGTGTGTTTCTGTGCACCGGGCGAGCGCCTGGAGGGGCTGGTGTTTGCTCAGACCCATGGCCTCATCAGGGATGGTCAGAGAGGGCCTTCTGATGTTGGAGCCCCCTCTATAGTGTCTTCACCAAGTATCTGCCCCCGTGTGTGCCTCCTGTCCCTCCAGTGATGGGAAACTCGTTCCTTTTTAGTGAGTCTAGCAGGGGTGGCGAGTGTGACATGGGTGTGACGTGGATGACCCCTGTGAGATGGAATGTAGTAGTGGCTGGACTTGGAGGTGCCTGCGCTCTAGGGGGGAACTGCGTCACTCAGGGCTAGCACTGGGGCTGCAAGGAAGGGGAGCTCTGGAGGGCGGGGAGTGCAGACAGAACGGAGCTCAGTGCAGGCGGATGGGCGTGGAGGGTCAGCTTCAAGCTCacaggctgagaagggagagtCCCAGAACAAGATCAGGTTGGCTTTGAGGGTCCGATGAGTGGGCTAAGCTCTGGGCAGAGCCTCCAAGAGCTTCCATGCCTGGTGgcagaggggatggagaagggaTTTGGGGGATGGCATGGCTTGACTGTGGGTTGGTCTGGGATCTGCGGTCCCTAGGAGTTGGCTGATGGGTGTTGCTGCCCACTGAAGAGCACAGAGCTAACCCCACGTGTGTCCTCAGCTCATCCCTAAGCCTGGGCAGCTTCTGGGTGAATGCAGACCTCAGCCGGAGGAAGGATTCTGGAGGGCTCCCAGGCTGGCCAGCTAAATGGGCCATTAGAGGAGAAAAGCCAAGCCTGTCCTGCTAGTGCACCCCAACCCTGAGGCCAGAATGGGACCTGACCCTGCTCCCAGGGCCCTCCCCAACTGCGTGTGACCCTTGCTGGCAAGCCACAGACCCTTCCTTGTTCACTGGGCTCTAACCCTGagcccagcctctgcccagaAGGGTGAGCACGTATGACTCCAGAACTCAGGCCTGGTGGCTGCTGAGGGCTGACGTTCTAAGTAGGGGCCCGAGTCACACACTGTCtccctttaaaaaagtttttttcccttaattcaTGTATAATTCACGTACAAATCTTCAGTGttcagtttgatgagttttgacaaactgATCACCCTAGAAAATTCCCTCTTGCCCCTTCTCAGGCGGGCCCCCCAGCCCTGAGTTTCATCCCTGTAGGTTAGTTTTATCTGTTCCTAAATGTCATAGGGATGGAACGGTATGGTTTGTGTCTGAGCGGGGCTTGTTGGTAGGAAGCTCACACCCTGCAAAATGGCATCAGAGTAAGTTCTCAGCCTCCGAGCGTTCCTGTCCCTGGaagcctctgtttctccccctaccccctcctctgctccccgtGAGGCCTCTGGCCCAGACCAGAGCCCTGACCTCATTGTTTGCTAAACCAGCCTTTAGAACCGTCTGGGTTGCTTTGTCCAGTGCAGTCAGGATAGAGGTCAGGAGCGTGGCACCTGAGCCAGGTGTGCCTGCGCTGGCTGTCCAGCCCTGGGCAGTACCGTGACCTTTCTGTGCCTCCgtgttctcctctgtaaaatgggggtgacaaGGGCATACCCAGCTCTTGAGGCTGTGGTGAGGATGAATGGACTTGATGTGAGCTAAGCCCGGTGTTACCTGTACAACAGCGCTGGCCAGAGGCGCCTGGGGGGCTGGCCACACtgagagaggggagtggggggagagggcggCCACACGaacgcccctccccctccccttcccccacatcccAGGTGGGCCTGCTCAGCGGCATCTGCATCATCGTGGGCACCATCATTGGCTCAGGGATCTTCATCTCCCCCAAGTCTGTGCTCAGCAACACGGAAGCCGTGGGGCCCTGTCTCATCATATGGGCAGCCTGCGGGGTCCTTGCAACCCTGGGTAATAAAGACTCCCCTCCCCGGCGAGCTGTCCCAGTGGTAGGTGGGGATCAGCTAGGCGGGCACCCTCTGCGCCCTGGGCCTTGCCGTGGCTGGGATCCCTCTCAACACCTGTGGGCGACTGGTGTAGATCGGCTGCGGTGAAATGAGCCATGGCCAGAACTCAGGGCGGGGCGGTCAGATGAGAGGGCCACGGTGGCCCGTGTgcagggccccagaggggaggggcttctCGGACCAGGGCAACGCTTCACCTGGGGCCTCGGGGCGGGGGACCCCTTCCTCTCTGTGTTCCAGGGGCCCTGTGCTTTGCGGAGCTCGGTACGATGATCACCAAGTCGGGGGGCGAGTACCCTTACCTGATGGAGGCCTTCGGGCCCATCCCTGCCTACCTCTTTTCCTGGACCAGCCTGTTCGTCATAAAGCCCACGTCCTTCGCCATCATCTGCCTCAGCTTCTCCGAGTATGTTTGCACGCCCTTCTACTCAGGCTGCAAGCCCCCCGAAGTTGTCGTGAAATGCCTGGCTGCCGCTGCCATCTGTGAGTCCCTGAGTGTGGCGTCCGGGGCAGGGGTCAGGAAAGACCTGCCGCAGGTGACATGCGGAGACGGGtgatgtggggagaggggctctgGCTCCTCTGCGCCCAGAAAGAGGCTGGTGGGCCTAGAAGTGCCGGTGACAAGCGGGGCCAGGTCTGCTGGGGGCCCGAAGCCCTGGCAGAGCGCCGGGGCGGTCCCTGGGGTACACTCGATGAATGAGGCGGTGGAGAGGGCAGGTTCGAGGCGGGAGACCCGGGGCGCACCACgtcaccccccgccccggctcgttccagtgctcatcaccacggTGAACTCGCTGAGCGTGCGGCTGGGGAGCTACGTCCAGAACGTGTTCACGGCGGCCAAGCTGGTGATCGtggccatcatcatcatcagcgGCCTGGTCCTCCTGGCCCAAGGTGACCGCGGCCAGGGgcgggggagatggggagggtggGTCCCACCACCTTGCCCTCCAGAGGCTGTGCTCCGGGGCCTCTCAGGAAGCCTGCAGGAGTTCCGCTGGAGGCCCTGTGGTTTCCCTGCTTTTCAGAGTTTGTGTGGTAACCTGAGGGCCTGAATCGGGCCCTTCTGTCGCCCAGAGATGAGGCAGGGTCCTGGTCTGGTCCTCTGACACCCACAATTCACTGTCTGGCTTAATTACAGGAAATACAAggaattttgagaattcttttgaGGGCACACAACTGTCTGTGGGAGCCATCAGTCTGGCATTTTATAACGGACTCTGGGCGTACGACGGATGGTAAGGCCCTCTGAGACGCCACACACATCTGGTTGGGGTGTCCCAGGCTACTAGACTGAAGCCAAGGAGAGCAAGGACCCTTCCTTCCTGGGGTTTGGAGGGGCCCTAACGTTCACCTCCACATGTCCATTTTGCTCAGCACCTGCCCCCGCTCTGTTCTCCTTGGACCCCACAGACACCGCaacccctgccccttccccagccccgcAGAGTGGCCTGAGGGCAGGCAGTGGTGGCCCGGGCCAGAAGCGTCATCAGACACAGACAGGCTCGCGGAATGGGAGGCCGTCAGGGCTGCCCAGGCCCTCGACATGGCCAGAATATTCCGCAGCCCTTCCATTTCAGCCGTGGAAATAGGAGGCATAGTGGATGAAAGAAGAAGCGTGACCCTCTGTGACACTGGTCTTCCCCTCATGCAGAAcagctttcattctcttttcagaCAGCAAACCTTCTGGTTTTTAAAGCAGCTTGGGGACTTATTACTCCTGATAATTCTGGCAAATTCCCACAACTCCCACAGAGGACAAAGACTTCTCGCTGACAGACATGCAGACCTTTGGGAGCCCCCCCATCACGGGGCTTTCTCCACAAGCAATTACCCTGAATTCCTGCCGGAGAATTTTCTCTGTGGTGGAGTGTCTGAAATGAGGCCAGCCTTTATTGTGTGTTTCACGATCTTGGCAAAGGAGGTCCAAGTTAAGTCactcatgttatttttctttgcctaGGAATCAACTCAATTACATCACGGAAGAACTTAGAAACCCTTTCAGGTAAGAGAGCTGAGTCAGGTGGGAGACACTGGGCCAGCAAGCATGTTTCTCTCTCCCATGCAAGAGGCAGCCCCCCTTCCAGACTGTGAATGTTTCCCCAGTGGCTCATTTCCATATGCTCATTAGAGCTTGGCTGTGCTCTGGGCAGTGGAATAGTCGCTGGGAGGATGGATGAACCCCAACTTTATCTTGGGTGGATTTTGCTTTATAAACCGTTCCACCTCACTGCCCTGGAGTCTGAGAGCAGGAGCGTTCTTTCTCATGTGACAATGTCACATCCCACAGCCCCTGCTGTGGCAGCTGGGACCCCAGCCCACCACAAGGAGAGGTGGAGGGCTGGCCGACCGGCCAGTGGGAAGAAAGGACAGGAACAGAAACAGTCCTGTGAGGCTCTCATGGGATGCTCTGTTCTGACCCTgggtccctgcccctcccagaaaCCTGCCCTTGGCCATAATCATCGGGATCCCGCTGGTGACAGGCTGCTACATTCTCATGAACGTTGCCTACTTCACTGTGATGACTCCCACCGAGCTCCTGCAGTCCCAGGCGGTGGCCGTGGTGAGTGCCCGGTCTGGGCAGGTGGCTGCTGGGGTCTGTGGGAAGCCCTAAATGAGCTGAGGTACcctctggggaagagggaaataaTCGTCTAGACATGGGCAGAGTGAGTAGTTGAGGGCGGCCGCAAAGACCCACCTGCTGGTGGCCTTCCGGTTCGGTGTGTGGCCCAGGCACTGGCACAGAAtgcaggtggggcagggctggattTCACTAGGGGTGGGGTTTTGACAGACACAGATGTGGGTGAGAAACTGCAGGGAAGGGATCAAAGGAGGGAATTACAATAACTGGGGAAATTAAGCTGGGCGAGGGGGTCTCAATGAcagggggatgggggtgagggtcAGTAGGAAAGGCGGGGGGGGTGTCCACATGCTGGAGGCCTTGTGGAGCTAGGGTGGGACAGGAAATGAACTGCAAACAGGCAACAgggatggggagcagggagagatgtCTTGGTCATGATGAGGTCACCTGTCATAAGGACAGGTGGGCAAGGTGCAGGAGAACAAGGTCGTTCTGAGTGAGGGGGGTCAAGGAAGCGAGGGGGCGGGGTGTTGGACGGACattgaaatgatgaaaaattagGACAGGGACGGGCGGAGAGAAGATTTCTGTTACTCTGTGTTAGGAGGTTGGGGAGGGACAGTAAAGTATCCCTCAAACTGAGAAGGTACTTTGAGACAAAAACGAAGTACTGACTCCATATAGTTTATACACGGTTCTATTCAGGGTAACTTCCTGACGGGAATCAGGTGGAGGTTGATCCAGGCTCAGTGCAGTTATTCTCTGCAAAGTCTGGACCTTAGTCCACAGATTTCGTGGAATGAGGTGGTGTGCAGAAGGGCACTCTAGTGACAGCAAAGGGCTAGCCTGCACCCCACTGACAGCCAACCTTTAATTAGATCTTGTGGCACCACCTGTGCACTGGGAGGGGGAAAGACTATGTTCTAACAGAATCCTGGGAGGCCAAAACAAGCCTCCCTGCATCCCGACCTTGGCAGGCGTTTCTAAGGTATAGGTATTAATCCCCAAGGCACCCTGAACATGTAGCCCTAAGAGAGGTCATCCAGCAAACATGAGCAAGATGGAGGGCCAGGGATGGAGTCAGTACAGTCCGCTCTCCTGCACTACAGGGGAGAAAGGCTAAGCTGTTTTCCTCCTGAGGGGTTGtctactttcttctttcctggagGGGAGTTAGTGGCCATGCCCAAGCAGGGCCCAGCAGCTTCCTTGGGACCCACAGCTCCTGCAGGCCGTGCAAGACCCTCAGGActcctttgcttctctctgcAGACTTTTGGCGACCGTGTTCTCTATCCCGCCTCTTGGGTGGTCCCACTGTTTGTGGCCTTTTCCACCATCGGTGCTGCCAATGGGACCTGCTTCACGGCGGGCAGGTAGGGAACCCCTGCACTCATcctgggggggcagagggcagcagagccCATCCCACACTTGAGGAAGACAAGACTCAGAGCGAAAGTCCTTAGGGCTTTCACTGCATGGcataacagaaaacccaaagtctaactggaatttgaataaaaactgaaaaaaaaaaaaaa
It contains:
- the SLC7A9 gene encoding B(0,+)-type amino acid transporter 1 isoform X3, coding for MECSSGWTWRCLRSRGELRHSGLALGLQGRGALEGGECRQNGAQCRRMGVEGQLQAHRLRRESPRTRSGALCFAELGTMITKSGGEYPYLMEAFGPIPAYLFSWTSLFVIKPTSFAIICLSFSEYVCTPFYSGCKPPEVVVKCLAAAAILLITTVNSLSVRLGSYVQNVFTAAKLVIVAIIIISGLVLLAQGNTRNFENSFEGTQLSVGAISLAFYNGLWAYDGWNQLNYITEELRNPFRNLPLAIIIGIPLVTGCYILMNVAYFTVMTPTELLQSQAVAVTFGDRVLYPASWVVPLFVAFSTIGAANGTCFTAGRLVYVAGREGHMLKVLSYISVKRLTPAPAIIFYGIIATIYIIPGDINSLVNYFSFAAWLFYGLTILGLVVMRFTKKDLERPIKVPIFIPILVTLISVFLVVAPIVSQPALEYLYCVLFILSGLIFYFLFVHYKFGWAQKISRPVTMHLQMLMEVVPPEETPE
- the SLC7A9 gene encoding B(0,+)-type amino acid transporter 1 isoform X1 gives rise to the protein MECSSGWTWRCLRSRGELRHSGLALGLQGRGALEGGECRQNGAQCRRMGVEGQLQAHRLRRESPRTRSGGPAQRHLHHRGHHHWLRDLHLPQVCAQQHGSRGALSHHMGSLRGPCNPGGPVLCGARYDDHQVGGRVPLPDGGLRAHPCLPLFLDQPVRHKAHVLRHHLPQLLRVCLHALLLRLQAPRSCREMPGCRCHLAHHHGELAERAAGELRPERVHGGQAGDRGHHHHQRPGPPGPRNQLNYITEELRNPFRNLPLAIIIGIPLVTGCYILMNVAYFTVMTPTELLQSQAVAVTFGDRVLYPASWVVPLFVAFSTIGAANGTCFTAGRLVYVAGREGHMLKVLSYISVKRLTPAPAIIFYGIIATIYIIPGDINSLVNYFSFAAWLFYGLTILGLVVMRFTKKDLERPIKVPIFIPILVTLISVFLVVAPIVSQPALEYLYCVLFILSGLIFYFLFVHYKFGWAQKISRPVTMHLQMLMEVVPPEETPE
- the SLC7A9 gene encoding B(0,+)-type amino acid transporter 1 isoform X2 — protein: MEETSLRNRREDERSVQSIQSKEPKTTSLQKEVGLLSGICIIVGTIIGSGIFISPKSVLSNTEAVGPCLIIWAACGVLATLGALCFAELGTMITKSGGEYPYLMEAFGPIPAYLFSWTSLFVIKPTSFAIICLSFSEYVCTPFYSGCKPPEVVVKCLAAAAILLITTVNSLSVRLGSYVQNVFTAAKLVIVAIIIISGLVLLAQGNTRNFENSFEGTQLSVGAISLAFYNGLWAYDGWNQLNYITEELRNPFRNLPLAIIIGIPLVTGCYILMNVAYFTVMTPTELLQSQAVAVTFGDRVLYPASWVVPLFVAFSTIGAANGTCFTAGRLVYVAGREGHMLKVLSYISVKRLTPAPAIIFYGIIATIYIIPGDINSLVNYFSFAAWLFYGLTILGLVVMRFTKKDLERPIKVPIFIPILVTLISVFLVVAPIVSQPALEYLYCVLFILSGLIFYFLFVHYKFGWAQKISRPVTMHLQMLMEVVPPEETPE
- the SLC7A9 gene encoding B(0,+)-type amino acid transporter 1 isoform X5, producing MRGPSRVSRVRNPRPQVSRRRGPVLCGARYDDHQVGGRVPLPDGGLRAHPCLPLFLDQPVRHKAHVLRHHLPQLLRVCLHALLLRLQAPRSCREMPGCRCHLAHHHGELAERAAGELRPERVHGGQAGDRGHHHHQRPGPPGPRNQLNYITEELRNPFRNLPLAIIIGIPLVTGCYILMNVAYFTVMTPTELLQSQAVAVTFGDRVLYPASWVVPLFVAFSTIGAANGTCFTAGRLVYVAGREGHMLKVLSYISVKRLTPAPAIIFYGIIATIYIIPGDINSLVNYFSFAAWLFYGLTILGLVVMRFTKKDLERPIKVPIFIPILVTLISVFLVVAPIVSQPALEYLYCVLFILSGLIFYFLFVHYKFGWAQKISRPVTMHLQMLMEVVPPEETPE
- the SLC7A9 gene encoding B(0,+)-type amino acid transporter 1 isoform X4, with protein sequence MITKSGGEYPYLMEAFGPIPAYLFSWTSLFVIKPTSFAIICLSFSEYVCTPFYSGCKPPEVVVKCLAAAAILLITTVNSLSVRLGSYVQNVFTAAKLVIVAIIIISGLVLLAQGNTRNFENSFEGTQLSVGAISLAFYNGLWAYDGWNQLNYITEELRNPFRNLPLAIIIGIPLVTGCYILMNVAYFTVMTPTELLQSQAVAVTFGDRVLYPASWVVPLFVAFSTIGAANGTCFTAGRLVYVAGREGHMLKVLSYISVKRLTPAPAIIFYGIIATIYIIPGDINSLVNYFSFAAWLFYGLTILGLVVMRFTKKDLERPIKVPIFIPILVTLISVFLVVAPIVSQPALEYLYCVLFILSGLIFYFLFVHYKFGWAQKISRPVTMHLQMLMEVVPPEETPE